A region of Diospyros lotus cultivar Yz01 chromosome 3, ASM1463336v1, whole genome shotgun sequence DNA encodes the following proteins:
- the LOC127798054 gene encoding chitinase 2-like, whose amino-acid sequence MEIDKLLMMRFFLVQFLFFFAPIQAANSNLFREYIGAEFNDVKFSDVPVNSNVEAHFILAFAIDYTTSSSSPSPTNGQFNIFWDSDNLSPSQVSSIKARHSNVKVALSLGGDSVGNGYAYFNPSSVDSWVSNAVSSLTNIIKEYNLDGVDIDYEHFQSDPNTFSECIGRLIGRLKQNGVISFASIAPFDDDQVQSHYLALWKSYGHLIDYVNFQFYAYDQGTTVAQFLDYFKTQSTNYKGGKVLASFISDGSGGLSPENGFFKACSKLKSQQQLNGIFVWSADDSKARGFRYEKQSQSLLATSR is encoded by the coding sequence ATGGAGATTGACAAGCTGTTGATGATGAGGTTCTTCCTGGttcaatttctcttcttctttgccCCAATCCAAGCGGCCAATTCAAACCTCTTCAGAGAGTACATAGGAGCAGAGTTCAACGACGTCAAATTCTCGGACGTCCCCGTAAACTCCAACGTGGAAGCCCACTTCATCCTGGCCTTCGCCATCGACTACAccacctcctcttcttcccccTCTCCCACCAATGGACAATTCAACATTTTCTGGGACTCCGATAATCTCAGCCCATCTCAGGTCTCCTCCATCAAAGCCCGACACTCTAACGTCAAAGTGGCTCTCAGCTTAGGAGGAGACAGCGTCGGCAATGGCTATGCCTACTTCAATCCTTCCTCGGTCGATTCGTGGGTTTCCAATGCTGTTTCTTCGCTCACCAACATCATCAAAGAGTACAATCTGGACGGCGTGGACATCGACTACGAACACTTCCAATCCGATCCCAACACCTTCTCCGAGTGCATAGGAAGGCTGATAGGAAGGCTGAAACAGAACGGGGTCATCTCCTTCGCCTCCATAGCTCCGTTCGACGATGACCAAGTGCAGAGCCATTACTTGGCTTTGTGGAAGAGCTACGGCCATCTCATAGACTACGTCAACTTCCAGTTCTACGCCTATGACCAGGGCACCACCGTGGCTCAGTTCCTGGATTACTTCAAGACTCAGAGCACCAACTACAAAGGCGGGAAGGTGCTGGCCAGTTTCATCAGCGACGGAAGCGGTGGGTTGTCGCCGGAGAATGGATTCTTCAAAGCTTGCAGCAAGCTGAAGAGCCAGCAACAGCTGAATGGGATATTCGTTTGGTCTGCGGATGATTCAAAAGCCAGAGGGTTTCGCTATGAGAAGCAGTCTCAGTCGCTGTTGGCAACATCCCGTTAG
- the LOC127796233 gene encoding chitinase 2-like, with protein MDMVLRKLFLALFLLQFPFFLAPIQAANSNLFREYIGAMFKNVKFSDMPINPNVEAHFILSFAIDYTTSSNSHSPTNGKFNIFWDSDNLSPSQVSSIKAQHPNVKVALSIGGDSVGDGKVFFTPSSVDSWVSNAVASLTSLIKEYNLDGIDIDYEHFKSDPQTFSECIGRLIRTLKQNGVISFASIAPFDDEEVQRNYLALWRSYGHLIDYVNFQFYAYDQSTTVSQFLDYFKTQSANYKGGKVLVSFISDGSKGLSPEKGFFTACSKLKSQQQLNGVFAWCADDSKASGFRYEKRSQSLLAQP; from the coding sequence ATGGATATGGTTCTTCGAAAGCTCTTCCTCGCCCTcttccttcttcaatttcccttcTTCCTCGCCCCAATCCAAGCAGCCAATTCAAACCTCTTCAGAGAATACATTGGGGCCATGTTCAAAAACGTCAAATTCTCCGACATGCCCATAAACCCTAACGTTGAAGCCCACTTCATCTTGTCCTTCGCCATCGACTACACCACCTCGTCTAATTCCCACTCCCCCACCAACGGAAAATTCAACATTTTTTGGGACTCCGATAATCTAAGCCCTTCTCAGGTCTCCTCCATCAAGGCCCAGCACCCTAACGTCAAAGTGGCTCTCAGCATCGGCGGAGACAGCGTCGGAGATGGCAAAGTTTTCTTCACCCCTTCCTCTGTAGATTCCTGGGTTTCAAACGCCGTCGCTTCGCTCACAAGCCTCATCAAAGAGTATAATCTGGACGGCATCGACATCGACTACGAACACTTCAAATCCGATCCCCAAACCTTCTCCGAGTGCATAGGAAGGCTGATAAGAACGCTGAAACAGAACGGAGTCATCTCCTTCGCCTCCATAGCTCCGTTCGACGATGAGGAAGTCCAGCGAAATTACTTGGCTTTGTGGAGAAGCTATGGCCATCTCATAGACTATGTGAACTTCCAGTTCTACGCCTATGACCAGAGCACCACCGTTTCGCAATTCCTGGATTACTTCAAGACCCAAAGCGCAAACTACAAAGGGGGTAAGGTTCTGGTGAGTTTCATCAGCGACGGAAGCAAGGGGTTGTCGCCGGAAAAGGGATTCTTCACGGCCTGCAGCAAGCTGAAGAGCCAGCAACAGCTGAATGGGGTTTTTGCGTGGTGTGCAGATGATTCAAAGGCCAGTGGGTTTCGGTATGAGAAGCGGTCTCAGTCACTGTTAGCACAGCCCTAA
- the LOC127798015 gene encoding zinc finger protein CO3-like: MYGHINHPLMSYGAEDFSGHLPPPTGEDFYSMAAVGAAKSEVGYTSSGCSSYGSPSSLTGSHFSAPSSSSSLMQRSVSSHSLQKNICGFPQLTPASLLADFIDSETCPVRKVFSTGDLQRINVGQHYHRSNSPLSNENSTSIIEGMSRACRYSPEEKKERIERYKSKRSHRNFNKKIQYACRKTLADSRPRIRGRFARNDEIEKSRSGQNQWNQHAGAVEEDDDDIDDNWINLLDLFSANLIP; encoded by the exons ATGTACGGACACATCAACCATCCACTGATGAGCTACGGCGCCGAAGACTTCTCCGGTCATTTACCGCCTCCAACGGGCGAAGATTTCTACTCAATGGCGGCGGTGGGGGCGGCCAAGTCGGAGGTAGGCTACACCAGTAGTGGCTGCAGCAGCTACGGGTCCCCGAGTTCCCTGACGGGTAGTCACTTCTCGGCcccgagctcgagctcgagcttgaTGCAGAGGAGCGTGAGCAGCCACTCGCTACAGaagaatatttgtgggtttccCCAGCTGACTCCGGCGTCGCTGCTGGCCGACTTCATTGACTCCGAGACTTGTCCGGTGAGGAAGGTGTTTAGTACTGGTGATTTGCAG AGGATTAATGTGGGGCAACACTACCATCGATCAAACAGCCCATTATCGAACGAGAACAGTACCAGCATCATAGAAGGCATGAGCAGAGCTTGCCGTTACAGTCCTgaggagaagaaggagaggaTTGAGAGATATAAGAGCAAGAGAAGCCATAGAAACTTCAACAAGAAGATTCAG TATGCATGCAGGAAGACGTTGGCTGACAGTAGGCCGCGGATCAGAGGGCGATTTGCTCGGAACGATGAAATCGAGAAGAGCAGGTCCGGCCAGAACCAATGGAACCAACACGCAGGTGCAGTCGAGGAAGACGATGACGATATTGATGACAATTGGATCAACCTTCTCGACTTATTTTCCGCCAATTTAATTCCATAA
- the LOC127796257 gene encoding histone H4: protein MSGRGKGGKGLGKGGAKRHRKVLRDNIQGITKPAIRRLARRGGVKRISGLIYEETRGVLKIFLENVIRDAVTYTEHARRKTVTAMDVVYALKRQGRTLYGFGG from the coding sequence ATGTCGGGGCGTGGAAAGGGAGGCAAGGGACTGGGAAAGGGAGGAGCGAAGCGACACCGGAAGGTGCTCCGGGACAACATTCAAGGAATCACAAAGCCGGCGATCAGGAGACTGGCAAGGAGGGGAGGAGTGAAGCGCATAAGCGGGCTGATCTACGAGGAGACTCGCGGAGTGCTCAAGATCTTCCTGGAGAACGTGATACGCGACGCCGTGACCTACACGGAGCACGCTCGCCGGAAGACCGTCACCGCCATGGACGTGGTGTATGCCCTGAAGAGGCAGGGGAGGACTCTTTACGGGTTTGGGGGCTAG